In Electrophorus electricus isolate fEleEle1 chromosome 1, fEleEle1.pri, whole genome shotgun sequence, a single window of DNA contains:
- the atp5pd gene encoding ATP synthase subunit d, mitochondrial: MAGRRTAIKAIDWLAFAERVPPNQRAMFNNLKTCSDAISARLASLPEKPAPIDWSYYRKTVAKAGMVDEFEKKFAALSIPEPVDTQTSKISVQEQEANQSAAAYLEASKVRIAHYEKELDKLKNMIPFDQMTTDDLNQAFPETKLDKEKYPYWPHKPIAEL; the protein is encoded by the exons ATGGCCGGACGACGAACAGCCATTAAGGCCATTGACTGGCTGGCCTTTGCAGAGAGAGTCCCTCCTAACCAGAGAGCCATGTTTAACAACCTGAAGACCTGCAGTGACGCCATCTCTGCCAG ACTTGCTTCACTGCCAGAGAAACCAGCACCCATTGACTGGAGTTACTACAGGAAGACGGTGGCTAAAGCAGGCATGGTGGACGAGTTTGAGAAGAAG TTTGCTGCTTTGAGCATTCCTGAGCCAGTGGATACCCAGACATCTAAGATCAGTGTGCAGGAGCAAGAGGCT AACCAGAGCGCTGCAGCCTATTTGGAGGCATCCAAAGTTCGCATTGCTCACTATGAGAAGGAG CTTGACAAGTTGAAGAACATGATTCCCTTTGACCAGATGACCACTGACGACCTGAACCAAGCGTTCCCTGAGACCAAGCTGGATAAGGAGAAGTATCCATATTGGCCACACAAGCCTATTGCCGAATTGTAA